In Verrucomicrobiota bacterium, a single window of DNA contains:
- a CDS encoding FkbM family methyltransferase, translating to MDSSEVTDLQLQYIRSANQALEALKLHWDFNEKHRAYVKSISDWISYHDIFVEQEYDHALKDVLNSGDNIKLLDIGANVGYFLLRAMVLRDAIKPSTRLCMHAVEGCSKTYKDLCDRIESQLEVGDKLALHLGIVGKLQGTARFTDYDFSGWNTLYERSGTAIAEERKVEEREFLDLRAVFDELETVDLLKVNAEGSELVFFETYHEQLAKVREIVFVMHPKKYDIGACHDILKRVGFERIERVSKNWVFRAFRDKV from the coding sequence ATGGATTCTTCAGAGGTTACAGATTTACAATTGCAATACATTCGTTCGGCTAACCAGGCACTGGAGGCTTTAAAACTCCACTGGGATTTTAATGAGAAGCATCGGGCCTATGTTAAAAGTATCTCAGATTGGATTAGCTATCATGATATTTTTGTGGAACAAGAGTATGACCATGCTCTTAAAGATGTGCTAAACTCTGGAGACAATATTAAGCTTCTAGATATAGGAGCAAATGTAGGGTACTTTTTACTTCGCGCAATGGTGTTGCGCGACGCGATCAAGCCATCCACACGTCTATGCATGCATGCAGTCGAAGGGTGCTCTAAAACCTATAAAGACCTGTGCGATCGAATTGAATCTCAGCTAGAAGTAGGGGACAAACTTGCACTACACCTTGGCATCGTTGGGAAATTACAAGGTACCGCTCGCTTCACAGACTATGATTTCTCTGGGTGGAATACTCTCTATGAGAGAAGTGGAACAGCCATAGCAGAAGAGAGAAAAGTAGAAGAGCGAGAGTTTCTTGATTTGCGAGCAGTCTTTGATGAGCTTGAGACAGTTGATCTCTTAAAAGTTAATGCTGAGGGTTCTGAATTAGTCTTTTTTGAAACCTATCATGAGCAGTTGGCAAAAGTGAGAGAAATTGTCTTTGTCATGCATCCTAAAAAATATGACATAGGAGCTTGTCATGATATATTAAAGCGTGTTGGTTTTGAAAGAATCGAGAGGGTTTCTAAAAATTGGGTGTTTAGGGCATTTCGTGACAAAGTTTAA
- a CDS encoding LysM peptidoglycan-binding domain-containing protein gives MIHVTRSINTGLLSLTILGSLTFVGCSSNSNSGDQSSDIFDPSVTGYESTYGAEVIEPTTPQTTFEYTIKPGDSLWKLSREYGTQVMTIKKLNNLESDMIRVGDKLLIPGTDPSLTESAE, from the coding sequence ATGATACACGTGACTCGTTCCATAAATACTGGACTTCTTTCCCTAACTATTCTTGGCTCTCTTACATTTGTAGGATGCAGCTCCAATTCTAACTCTGGCGATCAATCGTCCGACATTTTTGATCCATCTGTAACTGGATATGAATCAACTTATGGCGCAGAAGTGATTGAGCCAACTACTCCTCAAACAACTTTCGAATACACTATCAAACCAGGCGACTCTCTCTGGAAATTATCTCGCGAGTATGGGACTCAAGTTATGACCATCAAGAAACTCAACAATTTAGAAAGCGATATGATCCGAGTAGGAGATAAGCTTCTGATACCCGGCACAGATCCTTCTCTGACAGAATCTGCCGAGTAG
- a CDS encoding DUF309 domain-containing protein: MSKKSPKIAELLKDIQHPVWEANYLGYFKCFNQQMYYEAHDVLEELWLIQGKSGKNYAFYKGLIQFAGAFVHMKLHKEFPEHHVHGRRLEPASRLIKLALGNVSSYGDVYQDLDLKHLSNLGESYYKALIAEDFKKNPWSPDIAPKLEMPR; the protein is encoded by the coding sequence GTGAGCAAAAAGTCGCCTAAGATTGCAGAGTTGCTTAAAGATATTCAGCATCCTGTTTGGGAAGCGAATTATCTCGGGTATTTCAAATGCTTTAATCAACAAATGTACTATGAAGCGCATGATGTATTAGAAGAGTTGTGGCTAATACAGGGAAAATCTGGTAAAAATTATGCCTTTTATAAAGGCTTAATTCAATTTGCTGGAGCGTTTGTTCACATGAAGTTGCATAAAGAATTTCCAGAGCATCATGTGCATGGGCGAAGACTTGAGCCTGCTTCGAGATTGATTAAGTTGGCTTTGGGTAATGTCTCTAGTTATGGAGACGTCTATCAAGACCTAGATCTAAAACATTTATCTAACTTAGGTGAGAGTTATTATAAAGCCTTAATAGCTGAAGACTTTAAAAAAAATCCTTGGTCTCCGGATATTGCTCCAAAATTGGAGATGCCCAGATAG
- a CDS encoding methyltransferase domain-containing protein has product MDWNQRYLENDTPWDKGKPAPPLVEFLEKNSITGHVLIPGCGLGHDVRLLSQHGTKALGMDLSQQAIEQAQAIPSTGFINYVKADFTKLPGHFHARFDWLFEHTLFCAIEPHNRSAYAASAAQCLKAQGKFLAIFYLTPGADSPPPYPSSQEEINTLFTPYFTILEKWQPTNAYPSREGKELVFLMQKI; this is encoded by the coding sequence ATGGACTGGAATCAAAGGTACCTAGAGAATGATACACCTTGGGATAAAGGAAAGCCTGCCCCACCACTTGTGGAGTTTCTGGAGAAGAATTCTATTACCGGACACGTTCTTATACCAGGCTGCGGCTTAGGTCATGATGTGCGACTCCTTAGCCAACATGGGACAAAAGCCCTAGGAATGGACCTTTCTCAACAAGCTATTGAACAAGCTCAAGCTATCCCAAGCACAGGGTTTATTAACTACGTAAAAGCTGATTTCACAAAATTACCTGGACATTTCCATGCACGTTTCGACTGGCTTTTTGAACACACTCTTTTTTGTGCAATAGAACCTCATAATCGATCAGCCTACGCAGCAAGCGCAGCCCAGTGCCTTAAAGCTCAAGGAAAGTTCTTAGCGATCTTTTACCTAACTCCAGGCGCTGATTCGCCACCACCATATCCATCAAGCCAAGAAGAAATCAATACACTTTTTACACCATACTTTACTATCTTAGAAAAGTGGCAACCAACAAATGCTTATCCTTCTCGTGAAGGTAAAGAGCTTGTATTTCTGATGCAAAAAATCTGA
- a CDS encoding Hsp20/alpha crystallin family protein, whose protein sequence is MYLTRCNTNPVQKDHANIDGFLDAFFNVKSTWDLNQNTRTRQNDDAYSVEIDLPGVSKETLAIRVDNDLIHIKATRSGLGSAKDHKGPEVNKSFYLPDDVDVDKINAVIQHGVLTLNLPKREEAKPKSIEIKVN, encoded by the coding sequence ATGTATTTAACAAGATGTAACACAAACCCTGTTCAGAAAGATCATGCGAATATTGATGGCTTTTTGGATGCCTTCTTTAATGTAAAATCCACTTGGGATTTGAACCAAAACACCCGCACTAGGCAAAATGACGATGCTTACTCTGTTGAAATAGACTTACCTGGAGTAAGCAAAGAAACCCTAGCTATTCGGGTGGATAACGACCTTATCCATATTAAAGCTACCCGAAGTGGTCTCGGTTCAGCAAAAGATCATAAAGGTCCTGAAGTTAATAAAAGCTTCTATCTTCCTGATGATGTAGATGTGGATAAGATCAATGCGGTGATTCAGCATGGAGTGCTTACGCTAAATTTGCCAAAACGCGAAGAAGCCAAGCCCAAGAGCATCGAAATCAAAGTCAATTGA
- a CDS encoding HDOD domain-containing protein — MSSTTTIYSRLQEYLDEGKLDLPVLPEVATQVMRLCSDPDTSFDQLNDLIRRDQSLAGNLLRIVNSAMYSPGFEIKTLEQAITRLGFKKVREVTMIISCEGKVFKVKNYEKEVRGLFKHCLAAGAYAQEVARQSRRNVEEAFLCGLMHDVGCPVLYQFMSDLEEKEGMNFSSEEVKSVMVEFHAIVGAMLAKEWSLPDRLREAIAYHHHPQDAPSCAEIATLTNFANDLAHFAVGPREVTEEQLMEHPMLETLNIYPDELDELLEKKEKVIESTNVLG, encoded by the coding sequence ATGTCTTCAACCACTACCATATACTCGCGCCTTCAGGAATATTTAGACGAAGGTAAGTTAGATTTGCCAGTACTACCTGAAGTGGCGACGCAAGTGATGCGCCTTTGTAGTGATCCTGATACTAGTTTTGATCAGCTCAATGATCTAATACGCCGTGACCAATCATTAGCTGGCAATCTTCTCCGTATCGTTAATTCTGCCATGTATTCGCCTGGTTTCGAAATTAAAACACTGGAGCAGGCAATTACCCGTTTGGGTTTCAAAAAGGTTAGAGAAGTTACCATGATCATTTCTTGCGAAGGGAAAGTGTTTAAGGTGAAGAATTATGAAAAGGAAGTGAGAGGATTATTTAAGCATTGCTTAGCTGCTGGCGCATATGCTCAAGAGGTGGCTAGACAAAGTCGCCGTAATGTTGAGGAAGCTTTCCTTTGTGGGTTGATGCATGATGTGGGTTGTCCGGTCCTCTATCAATTCATGTCAGACCTTGAAGAAAAAGAGGGAATGAATTTTTCTAGTGAAGAAGTAAAATCTGTCATGGTAGAGTTTCATGCAATTGTAGGCGCGATGCTTGCAAAAGAGTGGTCACTACCAGATCGTTTAAGAGAAGCTATTGCATATCACCATCATCCACAGGATGCTCCAAGCTGCGCCGAGATTGCTACTTTAACAAACTTTGCCAATGACTTAGCCCACTTTGCTGTAGGGCCTAGAGAAGTTACTGAGGAGCAATTGATGGAACACCCTATGCTTGAGACATTGAATATTTATCCAGATGAGTTGGATGAATTATTAGAAAAAAAAGAGAAAGTAATCGAGTCAACGAATGTTTTGGGATGA
- a CDS encoding ribonuclease HII → MSKTQKSILSWQYEQAAEAEGYRFVAGLDEAGRGCLAGPVVASAVVFYKKNTWPASLNDSKKLTRSQRQYLYDKLVDSTNIQCATASASVEEIDEINILQASFLAMKRAWQKLKQIPDFAIIDGKLTPKQSPWAIPTKAIVRGDSYSPSIAAASILAKETRDRMLEALDLDYPGYGLAQHKGYGTQQHLAAIKRLGISAAHRKSFAPIRQTYLSLR, encoded by the coding sequence ATGAGCAAAACTCAAAAATCCATTCTATCATGGCAATACGAGCAAGCAGCTGAAGCTGAAGGTTACCGGTTCGTTGCAGGGCTAGATGAAGCAGGCAGAGGCTGCTTGGCAGGACCAGTTGTTGCAAGTGCCGTTGTTTTTTATAAAAAAAATACTTGGCCAGCTTCTTTAAATGACTCAAAAAAGTTAACCAGATCTCAACGTCAATATCTCTACGACAAGCTTGTTGATTCAACTAATATCCAGTGTGCTACTGCCTCCGCCAGCGTAGAAGAGATCGATGAAATTAATATCTTGCAAGCATCATTCTTAGCTATGAAGAGAGCTTGGCAAAAACTCAAGCAGATCCCAGACTTTGCAATTATCGACGGGAAGCTTACCCCTAAACAATCTCCATGGGCTATTCCAACTAAGGCTATTGTTAGAGGTGACTCGTATTCTCCATCTATTGCAGCGGCTTCCATTCTTGCCAAAGAAACCAGAGATCGCATGCTAGAGGCCTTAGATTTAGATTACCCAGGCTATGGACTCGCCCAACACAAAGGATATGGAACGCAGCAACATTTGGCGGCAATTAAAAGACTCGGAATTTCTGCAGCACATCGCAAATCATTTGCACCCATACGACAAACGTATTTGTCCCTTAGATGA
- the bioB gene encoding biotin synthase BioB, which produces MQETVLFEEIQAIYDLPFFDLIQRSRNTYLEHWTNNEIQLCKLLSIKTGGCSEDCSYCAQSAHYKTAIEKEKLMCAEEILPIAEDAKKNGATRFCMGAAWKGVKEDEEKFAKVIETVEKVSQLGLEVCVTLGSLTQGAANRLKEAGLTAYNHNIDTSPEYYPNVVSTHTFQDRLDTIQHAQDAGISVCCGGILGLGETIHDRLRMLEILANMTPQPESVPINALMSMPGTPLEEQQTVDIFEVVRMIATTRIFIPQAKVRLSAGRSRMSKEGQALCFFAGANAIFYGDKLLTAGNPEEHQDMQLLKSLGLEAQPPRPAVSPVTCQTAA; this is translated from the coding sequence ATGCAAGAAACTGTTTTATTTGAAGAGATCCAGGCAATCTATGACTTGCCTTTCTTCGACCTTATCCAACGTAGCAGAAACACCTATTTGGAACATTGGACCAACAACGAAATCCAACTATGCAAGCTCCTTAGTATCAAAACAGGAGGCTGCAGTGAAGACTGCTCCTACTGTGCCCAAAGCGCTCATTACAAAACAGCGATCGAAAAGGAAAAATTGATGTGCGCAGAGGAGATTCTCCCTATTGCTGAAGATGCAAAAAAGAATGGAGCCACTCGCTTTTGTATGGGTGCAGCCTGGAAAGGCGTGAAAGAGGACGAAGAGAAATTTGCTAAGGTTATCGAAACAGTTGAAAAGGTAAGTCAGCTAGGATTAGAAGTTTGCGTGACATTGGGTAGCCTGACACAAGGAGCGGCTAATCGCCTAAAAGAAGCTGGATTAACAGCCTATAATCATAACATCGACACCAGCCCCGAATACTACCCTAATGTCGTTTCCACTCACACGTTTCAGGACCGTCTAGACACCATACAACACGCCCAAGATGCAGGTATTTCCGTATGCTGTGGAGGTATTCTAGGCTTAGGTGAGACTATTCATGATCGACTCCGCATGTTAGAAATCCTGGCCAATATGACCCCACAACCTGAAAGTGTTCCTATCAATGCCCTCATGTCAATGCCTGGAACTCCACTGGAAGAGCAACAAACAGTAGACATCTTTGAGGTGGTTCGTATGATCGCTACAACTCGTATTTTTATTCCTCAGGCAAAAGTCAGACTCTCCGCTGGTCGCAGCCGCATGAGCAAAGAAGGACAAGCGCTTTGCTTCTTTGCTGGAGCCAATGCCATTTTCTACGGAGATAAGTTACTTACAGCTGGCAATCCTGAAGAGCACCAAGACATGCAACTACTAAAAAGTTTGGGCCTAGAAGCTCAACCGCCTAGACCCGCTGTAAGTCCCGTAACCTGCCAAACTGCTGCTTAA
- a CDS encoding YraN family protein → MHPYDKRICPLDEFENSRQFGLYGERVAECYLRKNKYQLLTRNYSSRWGEIDLICRHKKIQPTVKLANTLVFVEVKTRGPKFLEIPSSAVTRSKQRRLKLTAQAYLQELECSDPPARFDIVEVILAPGKLPQCEVIQDAFSVA, encoded by the coding sequence TTGCACCCATACGACAAACGTATTTGTCCCTTAGATGAATTTGAGAATTCACGTCAATTCGGTCTTTATGGAGAACGAGTAGCTGAATGCTATCTGCGAAAAAACAAATACCAGCTATTAACTCGCAACTACAGCTCTCGTTGGGGGGAGATTGACTTGATTTGCCGCCACAAAAAAATACAACCAACAGTAAAGCTGGCAAACACTTTAGTCTTTGTAGAGGTAAAAACTCGAGGTCCTAAGTTTTTAGAAATACCTAGCTCAGCTGTTACTCGATCCAAACAACGCCGCCTAAAACTGACTGCCCAAGCTTATCTACAAGAACTAGAATGCTCTGACCCACCCGCTCGTTTTGATATCGTTGAAGTAATTCTAGCGCCTGGAAAATTACCTCAATGTGAAGTGATCCAGGACGCATTTTCGGTTGCATAA
- the sthA gene encoding Si-specific NAD(P)(+) transhydrogenase: MIQPSTEHYDVVVVGSGPSGQKAAIQAVKLGKKVLVVERDLKVGGSCVHRGTIPSKTLRETAISLTNFEKRSAGVFELKATQDLQVASLMKRLDQVVEGHVHYMGQQLGREGVEICHGRASFVNEHEFEIIRVDRTRFRVKGDVIVIAVGSRPRDPNNMTVDHHHIVDSDSLLSMLYLPQSLLVLGAGVIACEYATVFASLGVKVTIVDKGERPLAFLDKEVTDRFVKSFEEKGGVYLPGRNVETAKWDGLSTVTVRMEDGEEVSAEKCLFALGRVARLEGLKIEKAGLGTTSRGVIPVNENCQTKVKHIYAVGDVIGPPSLASAAMEQGRQAICHAFDIESSAENYYLPSGIYAIPEISCVGMNQTQVREKFGKAIVGRARFEEVARGQIAGIEDGFLELITGPDGKRLLGAQILGEGASDLIHVAQMAMVADMPIDGFIDNIFNFPTLTEAYRLAAFDIMVQRGDMDQVARRNRGGESVSTRK; the protein is encoded by the coding sequence ATGATTCAGCCTTCTACAGAACATTACGATGTGGTGGTTGTGGGTAGTGGGCCCTCAGGCCAAAAGGCTGCCATTCAAGCCGTTAAACTTGGCAAGAAAGTCTTAGTGGTTGAGCGAGATTTAAAAGTGGGTGGAAGTTGTGTACATCGTGGGACTATTCCTAGTAAAACGCTTCGTGAAACTGCTATTTCTTTAACAAATTTCGAGAAACGTAGTGCAGGAGTTTTTGAATTAAAAGCAACTCAGGACTTGCAGGTCGCTAGTTTGATGAAGAGATTGGATCAAGTTGTAGAAGGTCATGTTCATTATATGGGCCAGCAGCTTGGGCGCGAGGGTGTCGAGATTTGCCATGGAAGAGCTAGTTTTGTAAATGAGCATGAGTTTGAAATCATCCGAGTAGATCGTACACGCTTTCGTGTGAAAGGGGATGTCATTGTCATAGCTGTTGGCTCACGGCCTAGAGACCCGAACAATATGACCGTAGATCACCACCATATCGTTGACAGCGACTCTTTGCTTTCCATGCTTTATTTGCCGCAGTCTTTATTAGTCTTGGGTGCTGGAGTGATTGCATGTGAGTATGCCACGGTCTTTGCTTCACTTGGAGTAAAAGTTACCATTGTTGACAAAGGCGAAAGACCCTTGGCTTTTCTAGATAAAGAAGTGACGGATCGCTTTGTTAAAAGTTTTGAAGAAAAAGGAGGCGTTTATCTGCCTGGTAGAAATGTCGAGACTGCAAAGTGGGATGGCCTTTCGACTGTGACAGTTAGGATGGAGGATGGCGAAGAAGTTTCTGCTGAAAAATGCTTGTTTGCTTTGGGCCGAGTAGCGCGTTTAGAAGGTTTAAAAATTGAAAAGGCTGGCCTTGGAACAACTTCTAGAGGGGTTATTCCGGTGAATGAGAACTGTCAGACCAAAGTTAAGCATATCTATGCTGTCGGCGATGTGATTGGACCACCTTCTTTAGCCTCAGCAGCTATGGAGCAAGGTAGACAAGCTATTTGCCATGCATTTGATATTGAATCGTCAGCGGAGAATTATTATTTGCCCTCTGGGATTTATGCGATCCCTGAAATATCTTGCGTAGGCATGAACCAAACTCAGGTGAGAGAAAAATTCGGCAAAGCGATAGTTGGTCGGGCTCGCTTTGAAGAAGTTGCGCGAGGGCAAATAGCTGGAATCGAAGATGGCTTTCTAGAGCTAATTACAGGGCCTGATGGTAAAAGGCTTCTTGGGGCACAAATTTTAGGTGAAGGCGCATCTGATTTGATTCATGTTGCGCAAATGGCCATGGTAGCTGATATGCCTATCGATGGCTTTATAGATAATATCTTTAATTTCCCAACACTAACAGAGGCTTACCGTTTGGCGGCATTTGACATTATGGTCCAGCGTGGTGATATGGACCAAGTAGCACGAAGAAATCGAGGTGGTGAGAGTGTTTCAACTCGCAAATAA
- a CDS encoding histidinol-phosphatase — protein sequence MESILYETHSHTFLCKHAQGTVGDYAQKAYARGLKGLTITCHCPLPDGMSQHVRMDRSQYALYQDLVAEARDKWRGKVDVQVGLESDYFPGLEKYLEELHAEYPLNYILGSVHPQINYYRERFSSGTWQETVKNYFDQLAETAETGMYDCLAHPDLIKNENPENWNVASALDFVRPALDRIAKTGLAMELNTSGVKKSIPQMNPAPEILHEIRIRGIPMVIGADAHVPERVGDLFEVALDTLEKAGFKEVSFFKSRERQSVLISDARGSLI from the coding sequence GTGGAATCTATTTTGTACGAAACACATAGTCACACATTTCTATGTAAGCATGCACAAGGCACAGTGGGTGATTATGCTCAAAAAGCCTATGCACGCGGCTTGAAAGGCTTGACAATCACTTGCCACTGCCCTTTGCCAGATGGTATGTCACAGCATGTTCGTATGGATAGAAGTCAATACGCGCTCTATCAAGATCTTGTGGCAGAGGCTCGTGATAAATGGAGAGGCAAAGTAGATGTTCAAGTTGGTCTAGAGAGCGATTATTTTCCCGGATTGGAGAAGTATTTAGAAGAATTACATGCGGAATACCCCTTAAATTATATCTTAGGGTCCGTGCATCCTCAGATTAACTATTACAGAGAACGTTTCTCTTCAGGGACTTGGCAGGAAACTGTAAAAAACTATTTTGACCAACTTGCTGAGACAGCTGAAACAGGCATGTATGATTGCTTGGCGCATCCTGACTTGATTAAGAACGAAAACCCTGAGAATTGGAATGTGGCATCTGCTCTTGATTTTGTAAGACCTGCCTTAGACCGTATTGCCAAAACTGGATTGGCTATGGAGTTGAATACCTCGGGCGTCAAAAAATCAATTCCGCAAATGAACCCCGCACCTGAGATTCTACATGAGATACGTATTCGGGGCATACCGATGGTCATAGGTGCTGATGCTCATGTGCCTGAGAGGGTAGGAGATCTTTTCGAAGTGGCTCTGGATACCCTAGAGAAAGCAGGTTTCAAAGAAGTCTCCTTCTTTAAAAGTAGAGAAAGGCAAAGCGTTTTGATATCCGATGCTCGTGGTAGCTTGATTTAA
- a CDS encoding transglycosylase domain-containing protein: MARKRKPSQPAKKTASKKKQPKSVAVEKRVITRKQSSSPSKRPSQSVNKKRNLTKVQLESLVPKKEIANQLKLILVVAIFVKCIISAWALLGELATRISYWIVDGAHHTTSIIYSLVFGIFRGPFFLKLAAIVLIVIPAGLLIIAYSVIQHYWDETSSFHLDEVKDMAYTTLVYDRNGELIQRLFDEYRLSIDDSDIPRHMRDAVIATEDQRFYAHGGVDLIAIARALIGNLQKSRIQSGASTITQQLARNTVSMFERTYDRKLKEMVIAVRIEQVYEKEEILNLYLNRIYFGRNMYGIGAAADGYFSKHPKDLTLAESALLAGIISAPNSASPWFYPERARSARQTALSRMLEQGYITHKEYQQASDSPISVQPSKKLPGSYVISAIREEMPDFLSDKEVFQGGLKIYTTIDLRLQKIAEKEVERGCLNIEKLNYYNHPKRADFKMPKQGGASQTNYLQGAFVAIKNDDGGVLSVVGGRSYDESHFNRALLARRQVGSSIKPFVYTHAFNMLNMTAFTEIDQTPFDLTIETDWPLPPELQGQGNYISVREALRLSNNYCAMRAGLAAGKEDFAFLMNQLTETEVPPFQSSFLGACEITPFNMVSAYTVFPNYGRLIEPYIIERIEDANGRVIYEHQDQRKQVLSPQVSFQVNHLMQEVVNRGTGAAIKSKFKVEGQLGGKTGTTNDYRDCWFVGFSSSITAGVWVGMDEPKEIISRGYSSRIAVPIWGRIMKAATEMYGVNDFEPPRGVRKASRGMRVIREKIVKPAGNARFLFFNLGWREKSTRVVEKIMDSPDDGQQEYIREDQAYRALARLDNFVQSPAMLAMSDEVQLQQEAMGKSFKVTEPQYDYFENEVSENQDMLLSIDEEEIEVALPVDEDTDTESLNAPRAVPVAP; this comes from the coding sequence ATGGCAAGAAAGCGGAAACCAAGTCAGCCAGCCAAAAAGACTGCTTCAAAGAAGAAGCAGCCCAAGTCTGTAGCTGTAGAAAAAAGAGTAATCACTAGAAAGCAGTCTAGCTCGCCATCAAAACGCCCCAGTCAGTCAGTCAATAAAAAACGAAACCTCACTAAGGTTCAGTTAGAGTCTTTGGTGCCTAAAAAGGAGATTGCTAATCAGCTTAAGCTAATCCTGGTAGTTGCAATTTTTGTTAAATGCATCATTTCTGCATGGGCTCTTTTGGGTGAGCTAGCTACCAGAATCTCCTATTGGATTGTTGATGGGGCGCACCATACAACTAGCATTATCTATTCTCTTGTTTTTGGAATATTTAGGGGGCCGTTTTTTTTAAAGTTAGCCGCGATCGTTTTAATAGTTATTCCTGCAGGCCTTTTGATTATAGCATATTCTGTGATTCAGCATTATTGGGATGAAACAAGTTCGTTTCATCTAGATGAAGTAAAGGATATGGCATACACGACTCTTGTCTATGATCGAAATGGCGAACTAATACAGCGGCTTTTTGATGAGTACAGGCTTTCTATTGATGACTCAGATATACCGCGACATATGAGGGATGCTGTGATTGCAACTGAGGATCAACGATTTTATGCCCATGGTGGAGTAGATTTGATAGCCATAGCAAGAGCATTAATAGGCAACTTACAAAAGTCGAGGATCCAGTCCGGAGCAAGCACTATTACTCAGCAACTTGCAAGAAATACAGTTAGCATGTTTGAACGGACGTATGACCGGAAGTTGAAAGAGATGGTTATTGCTGTGCGTATAGAACAAGTGTATGAGAAAGAAGAGATACTCAATCTTTATCTTAATAGAATTTACTTTGGTCGTAACATGTATGGGATAGGAGCGGCGGCAGATGGCTACTTTTCAAAACATCCCAAGGACTTAACTTTAGCTGAATCAGCACTTTTAGCAGGGATAATATCAGCACCGAACAGCGCGTCGCCATGGTTTTATCCGGAGCGAGCAAGAAGTGCTCGGCAAACAGCACTAAGCAGGATGCTGGAACAAGGTTACATTACACATAAGGAATACCAGCAAGCAAGCGATTCACCAATATCTGTTCAGCCCTCAAAGAAATTGCCCGGTTCCTATGTTATATCTGCAATACGTGAGGAAATGCCTGATTTTCTTTCAGATAAGGAAGTTTTTCAAGGAGGTTTGAAAATCTACACAACTATTGATTTGAGGCTTCAGAAGATTGCAGAGAAAGAGGTGGAGCGTGGCTGCTTAAATATAGAAAAATTAAACTATTACAATCATCCTAAGCGTGCTGATTTTAAGATGCCCAAACAGGGCGGTGCGAGTCAGACGAATTATTTGCAAGGGGCCTTTGTAGCTATTAAGAACGATGATGGGGGAGTGTTATCGGTAGTAGGCGGTAGGAGCTATGACGAATCTCACTTTAACCGAGCATTGTTGGCGCGTCGTCAAGTTGGTTCGTCTATTAAGCCATTCGTTTATACCCATGCTTTCAATATGTTAAACATGACGGCTTTTACCGAGATCGATCAGACGCCCTTTGATCTCACCATTGAAACAGACTGGCCTTTACCTCCTGAATTGCAGGGTCAAGGCAATTACATAAGCGTTCGTGAGGCGTTGCGGTTGAGTAATAATTATTGTGCGATGCGTGCGGGGCTTGCTGCAGGTAAAGAGGACTTTGCTTTTCTGATGAATCAGCTTACTGAAACTGAGGTGCCACCATTTCAATCAAGCTTTTTAGGAGCGTGTGAGATTACACCCTTCAATATGGTAAGTGCTTACACTGTATTTCCTAACTATGGACGTCTTATTGAGCCCTATATCATTGAGCGGATTGAGGATGCTAATGGGCGTGTTATTTATGAGCACCAAGACCAGAGGAAACAAGTGCTTTCTCCTCAAGTCAGTTTTCAAGTCAATCATTTGATGCAAGAAGTGGTCAATAGGGGAACGGGTGCAGCCATAAAAAGCAAGTTTAAAGTAGAAGGGCAGCTTGGCGGAAAGACTGGAACGACTAATGACTACAGGGACTGTTGGTTTGTGGGATTTTCTTCAAGCATTACAGCAGGCGTTTGGGTTGGAATGGATGAGCCTAAGGAGATCATTAGCCGCGGATACTCTAGCCGTATAGCTGTCCCGATATGGGGGCGAATCATGAAAGCAGCTACAGAGATGTATGGTGTGAATGATTTTGAGCCACCTAGGGGAGTTCGTAAAGCAAGTCGTGGCATGCGTGTGATTAGAGAGAAAATTGTAAAGCCTGCGGGTAATGCAAGATTTCTATTTTTTAACCTAGGATGGAGAGAAAAAAGTACCCGTGTTGTAGAGAAAATTATGGATAGTCCTGATGATGGGCAACAGGAATATATACGAGAGGATCAAGCTTACAGAGCACTGGCGCGCTTGGATAATTTTGTACAAAGTCCTGCTATGCTGGCAATGAGTGACGAAGTGCAGTTGCAGCAAGAGGCTATGGGCAAGTCTTTTAAAGTGACAGAGCCTCAGTACGACTATTTCGAAAATGAGGTAAGTGAGAATCAGGATATGTTACTTAGCATAGATGAAGAGGAAATCGAGGTAGCTTTACCTGTGGATGAGGATACAGATACTGAGTCGTTGAATGCTCCCAGAGCGGTTCCCGTCGCCCCGTGA